Within the Gloeocapsa sp. DLM2.Bin57 genome, the region ATTCAAGTTTGTTTGAGTTATGGTTATGAATGGCTATTACCACAATACGCCCAACATATGCTCAATGAAGGTTCAGATAAGGTTTATCCTCTGTTTGTTTTGTTTCCCGAAACCCCAGAACGGATTAAAAGAGGTTTAGCAGGATCCGGTTTACCTTATGTAGTGCAAAATCCTACTCTGTCTTCAGCAGACTTGAGGGAACATCAGACCAGGGTTTAGCTGTTTCTAATTGAGAAGCGATCGCTATTAAAGTAACTTCAGCCCCAGGACGTCCTACTAATTGAATCCCCACGGGTAAACCTTCGGGAGAGAACCCAGTGGGAAGGGCGATAGCAGGTAATGCAGAGGCGTTAGCCAAAGGACATGGTGCAATCCAACTAATAATCTTTTCTAGAGTTTCTCGGGGAGTTAAATCAGCCCATGCACCGATAGTAATGGGAGGATGGAGATAAGTAGGGAGTAATAAAACATCAAAATCTAGAAATAAAGCAACGATTTTACGAGCAATAACCTGTAATTGTTGCACAGCGCGTAAATAGTCTCCCGCTGTTCCCGCTTCGGTAGCTAACCAACGACTAAAGGGACTCAATAACTCAGCAGGAAGATTGACACTAGCTGCACCTGCTTGCCATACTTTAGTAAAAGGTTCAACTATTGAGCTAAAATCAAGGTTAGTAAACTCCAGAATATGACCCAAACCCTCTAATCTTTCTACGGTTTCCTCTACTTGTTGTTGGCAAATAGCAGATGGTTGTAAATCGGGTATCACCGTAAAAGCGTAACCAATTTTTAAAGAGGGGGGAACTTGTCGGGTTGCTTCGAGAAAAGATATCTCAGGAGTCTCTAACCAATAGGGATCTCCTACGATATAACCAGACATGACGTCTAATAGTGCAGCTGCATCAGCTACAGTACGGGCGATCGGACCATTGGTAGCAATCCCGCTTTGATAATCTCCTACAGGAGACCAAGAAACGCGACCACGAGAAGGTTTAATTCCTACTAAACCACAACAAAAAGCCGG harbors:
- a CDS encoding amidase translates to MTNNHDLPFTSALEQAKLIRQGEISPLELVQLYLERIETYNPQLNCYYTVATEMALADARAKTEQLAQTENLADLPPFFGVPISIKDLNSVAGLPCSYGSIALKDQIPNYDDGVVTRLKQAGLIILGKTATPEFGTLPYTEPLGFAPTRNPWNYDYTPGGSSGGAAASVAAGLTAIAQGSDGGGSIRGPAFCCGLVGIKPSRGRVSWSPVGDYQSGIATNGPIARTVADAAALLDVMSGYIVGDPYWLETPEISFLEATRQVPPSLKIGYAFTVIPDLQPSAICQQQVEETVERLEGLGHILEFTNLDFSSIVEPFTKVWQAGAASVNLPAELLSPFSRWLATEAGTAGDYLRAVQQLQVIARKIVALFLDFDVLLLPTYLHPPITIGAWADLTPRETLEKIISWIAPCPLANASALPAIALPTGFSPEGLPVGIQLVGRPGAEVTLIAIASQLETAKPWSDVPSSLLKTE